Proteins encoded by one window of Camelus bactrianus isolate YW-2024 breed Bactrian camel chromosome 9, ASM4877302v1, whole genome shotgun sequence:
- the SIX5 gene encoding homeobox protein SIX5 — protein MATLPAEPSAGPAAGGEAVAAAATEEEEEEARQLLQTLQAAEGEAAAAAGAGAGEAAAGAESPGSPVVPGSSPEAAAEPPTGLRFSPEQVACVCEALLQAGHAGRLSRFLGALPPAERLRGSDPVLRARALVAFQRGEYAELYRLLESRPFPAAHHAFLQDLYLRARYHEAERARGRALGAVDKYRLRKKFPLPKTIWDGEETVYCFKERSRAALKACYRGNRYPTPDEKRRLATLTGLSLTQVSNWFKNRRQRDRTGGGGGAPCKSESDGNPTTEDESSCSPEDLERGVPPVAAEAPAQGSIFLAGAAPPAPCPASSSILVNGSFLATGSSPAVLLNGSPVIINSLALGEASSLGPLLLTGGGGTPAPQPSPQGASEGKTSLILDPQTGEVRLEEAQPAAPETKGTQVAASGPSGEEVPGPLPQVVPGPPPAATFPLPPGPVTSVAAPQVVPLSPPPGYPAGLGPTSPLLNLPQVVPTSQVVTLPQAVGPLQLLAAGPGSPVKVAAAAGPANVHLINSGVGVTALQLPSATAPGNFLLANPVSGSPIVTGVAVQQGKIILTATFPTSMLVSQVLPPAPSLALPLKPDTALSVPEGALPVAPSPALPEAHTLGTLSAQQPPQPPPAPATTTASLPFSPDSSSLLPGFPAPPPEGLLLSPAAVPIWPAGLELSTGTEGLLEAEKGLGTQAPHTVLRLPDPDPEGLLLGATAGGEVDEGLEAETKVLTQLQSVPVEEPLEL, from the exons ATGGCTACCTTGCCTGCGGAGCCGAGCGCGGGGCCGGCGGCTGGGGgggaggcggtggcggcggcggcgaccgaagaagaggaggaggaagcgcGCCAGCTCCTGCAGACTTTGCAGGCAGCCGAgggtgaggcggcggcggcggccggggccggggcgggcgaAGCGGCGGCGGGAGCGGAGAGCCCGGGATCCCCGGTCGTCCCCGGGTCGTCCCCCGAGGCCGCTGCCGAGCCGCCCACGGGCCTCCGCTTCTCGCCGGAGCAGGTGGCGTGCGTCTGCGAGGCGTTGCTACAGGCGGGCCACGCCGGCCGCTTGAGCCGCTTCCTGGGCGCACTGCCCCCAGCCGAGCGCCTACGTGGCAGCGATCCGGTGTTGCGCGCTCGGGCCCTGGTGGCCTTCCAGCGGGGCGAGTACGCCGAGCTCTATCGGCTGCTCGAGAGCCGCCCCTTCCCCGCTGCCCATCACGCCTTCCTGCAGGACCTCTACCTGCGCGCGCGCTACCACGAGGCCGAGCGGGCCCGCGGCCGCGCGCTGGGCGCCGTGGACAAGTACCGTCTGCGCAAGAAGTTCCCGCTGCCCAAGACCATCTGGGACGGCGAAGAGACTGTCTACTGCTTCAAGGAGCGCTCCCGCGCGGCGCTCAAGGCCTGCTATCGCGGCAACCGCTACCCCACGCCGGACGAGAAGCGCCGCCTGGCCACGCTCACCGGCCTCTCGCTCACGCAGGTCAGCAACTGGTTCAAGAACCGACGACAGCGCGACCGGactgggggcggcggcggcgcgcccTGCAAGAG CGAGTCTGATGGGAACCCCACTACTGAGGACGAGTCCAGCTGCAGTCCTGAGGATCTGGAGAGGGGTGTGCCTCCAGTGGCTGCCGaagcccctgcccagggctccatTTTCCTGGCCGGGGCCGCCCCTCCTGCACcatgccctgcctcctcctccatcctggtGAATGGGAGCTTCCTGGCCACCGGCAGCTCTCCAGCCGTGCTTCTCAATGGGAGCCCGGTCATCATCAACAGCCTGGCTCTAGGCGAGGCCTCTAGCCTGGGCCCCCTGCTGCTCACCGGGGGCGGGGGCACCCCTGCCCCACAGCCCAGTCCCCAGGGGGCCAGCGAGGGCAAGACCTCCCTGATCCTGGACCCTCAGACTGGGGAGGTTCGACTGGAGGAGGCTCAGCCAGCAGCTCCGGAGACCAAGGGGACCCAGGTGGCTGCCTCAGGGCCATCTGGAGAGGAGGTCCCAGGGCCTCTGCCCCAAGTGGTGCCTGGCCCCCCACCAGCTGccaccttccctctgcccccaggaccAGTGACCTCCGTGGCTGCCCCACAAGTGGtgccactctccccaccccctggctACCCTGctggcctgggccccacctccccaCTGTTGAACCTGCCCCAGGTGGTGCCCACCTCACAGGTGGTAACCCTGCCCCAGGCTGTGGGGCCACTGCAGCTGTTGGCAGCAGGGCCAGGCAGCCCCGTGAAGGTGGCAGCTGCTGCAGGCCCTGCCAACGTGCACCTGATAAACTCCGGGGTGGGCGTGACTGCCCTGCAGCTGCCTTCAGCCACTGCCCCAG GAAACTTCCTGCTGGCCAACCCTGTGTCTGGCAGCCCCATCGTGACAGGTGTGGCCGTACAGCAGGGCAAGATCATCCTTACCGCCACCTTCCCCACCAGTATGCTGGTCTCCCAGGTCCTGCCgcctgcccccagcctggccctgcccctgaaGCCAGACACAGCCCTCTCAGTGCCTGAAGGGGCCCTCCCAGtggcccccagccctgctctccccgAGGCCCACACCTTGGGGACACTTTCTGCACAGCAACCACCGCAGCCGCCGcctgcccctgccaccaccaccgccaGCCTGCCATTCTCCCCAGActcctccagcctcctgcctggTTTCCCAGCGCCCCCGCCCGAGGGGCTCCTGCTGTCGCCCGCGGCCGTGCCCATCTGGCCAGCAGGGCTGGAACTGAGCACAGGCACCGAGGGGCTGCTTGAGGCAGAGAAGGGGCTGGGGACACAAGCCCCCCACACCGTGCTGAGGCTGCCTGACCCCGACCCCGAGGGGCTGCTCCTGGGGGCCACTGCGGGGGGTGAGGTTGACGAGGGGCTAGAAGCAGAGACCAAGGTGCTGACCCAGCTACAGTCAGTGCCTGTGGAAGAGCCCTTGGAACTGTGA
- the MEIOSIN gene encoding LOW QUALITY PROTEIN: meiosis initiator protein (The sequence of the model RefSeq protein was modified relative to this genomic sequence to represent the inferred CDS: substituted 1 base at 1 genomic stop codon): MWGSSKYLCSPERPRASSLSLSDRTLVWCSLVEGRLGSASLKHGLRVAEGSFPKGNYYQKRNQNQLLSQNRRQRKNHTSKLQELALLLPVALRTGTKKLTKKEILLHVLHYIQYLQRSIDVAKALLKFHTTNGEGGLGGLGWKPAAGPAGRRHSTPSSSPRSYKSHLQGACRKPRKKKAARVSEGQTQAQNPRRCLALDKPEKEVTPSPDQKERNVVGTTTPPRCPDSYSHPKAVSSPSQGDRKGGXFQLTLLDMAENSVHCDISSCWGKNSAQDVQPYPAFKGQQGVERTHFLNRTQNCPRQTLVFYDSSEEVDKESVDADPWLPAWIPESSPHGSPLALGPPQMETWSVTGHPSEILGLSPSLFSSPGKLLPEQILEDGTEYLTQALFEEAFLNPESPPSACMLEVPQEKDTPPEAWEDLPDSHSLCQSSISMDRCYLSLSENSKEPSSPSSEDRDSDLGWRQQEDTQADLKGLQSSSEEDGDYTWTPTRRASTLPAAGRKARKGRAGRGPVKPKESKKAPCLTQTKKKCVNGFIMFCRMNRKQYIRACPGTASTTATKELAQLWRVMTLQERRPYCIKARRFSRQHNRIVKQDSSSSDDEDWGTPKPFYQLLAEKARCSSDPASLLPPHHT; the protein is encoded by the exons AACCAAAACCAGCTCTTGTCTCAAAacagaaggcagaggaaaaatCACACCAGCAAACTGCAAGAGCTGGCATTGTTGCTACCCGTGGCCCTGAGGACAGGTACCAAGAAACTCACCAAG AAGGAGATTCTGCTGCACGTCCTGCACTACATTCAGTACCTCCAGAGAAGCATCGATGTGGCCAAGGCCTTGCTCAAATTCCACACCACCAATGGGGAAGGTGGACTTGGGG ggctgggctggaagCCCGCCGCAGGCCCAGCAGGGCGGAGACACTCCACCCCATCTAGCTCTCCACGCTCTTATAAGTCCCATCTTCAGGGAGCCTGCCGGAAACCTCGGAAGAAGAAGGCAGCCCGAGTGTCAG AAGGCCAGACCCAGGCCCAGAACCCTCGTCGCTGTCTGGCCTTGGACAAGCCTGAGAAGGAGGTGACCCCATCCCCagaccagaaagaaagaaacgtGGTGGGAACCACCACCCCTCCAAGATGCCCCGACTCCTACAGTCACCCCAAGGCTGTGTCATCCCCGTCTCAAGGTGACAGAAAGGGAGGATGATTCCAGTTGACATTGCTGGATATGGCTGAGAACAGCGTCCACTGTGACATCTCAA GCTGCTGGGGCAAAAACAGTGCCCAGGACGTGCAGCCTTACCCTGCCTTCAAGGGCCAGCAAGGGGTTGAGAGGACCCATTTTCTCAACAGGACACAGAATTGCCCCAG GCAGACGCTGGTATTCTACGACTCCAGTGAGGAGGTGGACAAGGAGTCCGTAGATGCCGACCCTTGGCTTCCTGCCTGGATCCCGGAGAGCAGCCCCCATG GGAGCCCACTGGCCTTGGGGCCTCCACAGATGGAGACCTGGAGTGTGACAGGGCACCCGAGCGAGATCCTAGGGCTCAGCCCCTCCCTCTTCAGCTCGCCAGGGAAACTGCTGCCAGAACAGATCTTGGAGGACGGCACTGAGTACCTGACCCAAG CTCTCTTTGAAGAAGCATTCTTAAATCCTGAGTCTCCACCTTCTGCCTGCATGCTCGAGGTACCACAGGAGAAG GACACACCCCCTGAGGCTTGGGAAGACCTTCCTGACTCCCATAGCCTGTGTCAGTCCTCGATCTCAATGGACCGCTGCTACCTCTCGCTGAGTGAGAACAGCAAGGAGCCATCTAGCCCCAGCTCGGAGGACAGAGACTCAGATTTGGGGTGGAGGCAGCAGGAG GACACTCAAGCTGACCTCAAGGGCCTGCAGTCCTCCAGTGAAGAGGACGGGGACTACACGTGGACCCCAACCCGGAGGGCCTCAACTCTGCCTGCAGCTGGAAGGAAGGCCAGGAAGGGCCGGGCGGGCAGGGGCCCTGTGAAGCCCAAGGAAAGCAAGAAAGCCCCCTGCCTCACCCAGACGAAGAAGAAGTGTGTCAATGGCTTCATCATGTTCTGCAGGATGAACCGGAAGCAGTACATCCG agcctgccctgggacTGCATCCACCACTGCCACCAAGGAGCTGGCCCAACTCTGGCGGGTGATGACCCTGCAGGAGCGGAGACCATACTG CATCAAAGCACGCAGGTTCAGCCGCCAGCACAACCGCATCGTGAAGCAAGACAGCTCCAGCAGCGATGATGAGGACTGGGGGACCCCCAAGCCCTTCTACCAGCTGCTGGCCGAGAAGGCCCGCTGCTCCTCAGACCCTGCCTCTCTGCTGCCTCCTCACCACACATGA